The Balearica regulorum gibbericeps isolate bBalReg1 chromosome 26, bBalReg1.pri, whole genome shotgun sequence genome contains the following window.
AGTGTTGATGTTAACTTCACCTTTTTGTGTCTCAGAAGGACTATTTCATATGTTTGAGgtgtattaatttattaaaatagtttgtattttaaagagtgTCCTGATAGTTCAGTTCACAATCCTATAAGGAGTTGTCATCTCAAGTCTCATTATCTCGTGATTCTCAAAGGACAACGTAGACTCTCAATTGTACATCCATCCAAAAAGTTATTTCACTACGTGTTGCCTCTCACTCATTTTGCTTCAGCAGAAATACTGCGGACATCTTGTATATCAGAATAGCAAAACCAGTGTAGTTCATCCTGTAGTAACCTTTCTTTACACCGTGGGTATTCATTTTAGTGTTTGAAATGtggagaaataaatgcaaaagttGAAGACAACTCCTTTGAATCTTGTGTCCAGGTTGTAAGAAGGGATGCGTGGGCGTAGCTGGGTGCCTGCCTGCGTGGGACTGGGCTCCGTCATCCCAGAGACCTTTTCATCTCCTGGGTTCCTAGGAGTATAGTTAGGCATCTGAAAAGGTGGCCTGAGTTCAGATAGcatatttcatttctctgacTTTGGAAACATCTATATATGGCTTTCCGTATATAGGGGTGGGTGgatgtatatacatacacacatatatataaataaaatcccCTTCTGCTTATGTTTCCACTACATTATCTGCAAATGCATCATGGCCAAAGGTGACAGTCTTGATTAGCATCGTGGAGCACATTTACACAAGTGTCTTTCATGGAAAAGGTAGCCTTTGATCAGCGTTGCTTGGGTAATCCATCAGGCCTCCTACACACTTACAAAAGAGCTCTTTCATGACGCTATCTCAAAGCCTGCTGGCATTCTCAGAGATCATAATGTATTTTCACTTCTGGTCATTccattgaaagaaaatgtgcaaattaGTTTTATACTGTAGATAAGCAGCAGAGAATCAGACACCAGGTCTTCTACTTTCTCTGTATCctgatatgtttaaaatagtttgcttttctgcatgGACAAGATGTCTTTTTGTGTAGTTTGGgttgtgaggggtttttttgtgcgGTAGTgtagtttttttaaattttattttggcGAGTCTTTGGGTCCAGACTCTGTGTTCTCACCTCCGCTAGTTTATAGGCCACCTAATACTTACCTCTGCCCAAGCTACCAGACTTTCAGCTGTTCCCCTAACAATGCTTGTGCTAAATTTTAGATCTCCATCTTGAGTTAGAGGGTAATAGCTGACTCCTCCAGAGTTCACTGCGCTGGTCTTCTCTACCACTACAGACTTGATGTTTCACAAAGTGGTGAGAAATGAGGTGGTGGGTATGGAGAGCTCTCTGTTCTTTATCAGTTGTTAGGCTAATATTTATacctaattattttattaatctgtGTATATATACTAGCCTTGATGATGATGCTGTTTGCATCTAGGTTTGTTCCTGTTTTTATCTTGTACCTGCATTTCTTcatggtttctttttctaacGAGGCTCTGGATATCAGTCTGTCCGGTGGGCACCGTGTGCCGAGATCCTCTGGTttgccacctcctccctcctgctgtccccagcctgtGAGCTGTGCTGGGCATCGTACCGAGGAAGAGCAGACACCAGTTTCGGAAATGCTCTTTGTGTCTTGGTTGTAAATAGGTGGAGGGGGAGCTAGTTACAGAAATATACCACCTTTTCTCCCCACATTTCTGGTCCTGAGCACAGCTCTGACTGTCCTTAGGAAGATGGTGACATCATGCTGCGAGTTCCCGGAGTCCCTGCTCAATCAGGAGCTAATTGGtttggaaaaaacctgcaaaccCAAGAGgataaaaagtgtttttatgAAACCAGTGTCTTTTTTAACCCAGTCTCTATTATTCTGCTTGCTTGGAGGCTAGTTCTGTCAACTGCTAGACAGGTTCTTTTCTTATTACCAAAGGGAGCTGTGCATTCAGGaatcctctcaaaaaaaaaaaaaaaaaaaaaaaaatccaagaaaaggCTCAGGCTTGTGAGAATGGTAGAAACGACTCCTGTAATCACCGTTCGTTTCTGGCTGTTACAAGAAATTCTGTCATCCCTTTTAGACCTGGGAGTTTCGGggtgtgttttctgtcttttatctCTGCTTACTGTTTTGTTCTTCTACATATTCATGTTGGAAAGCCAGTTTTACTACTGTCCTTCtagcaaagaacaaaatgttcctCTGGAATAGCATCATCCAGACACACTATGATAAAAAAAGGATTGAAAACTGTTCAAAGCCAAAAAGCAGCCATTAACTTACCTGTAGCTTCTATTAGCTTGCtaaatgcagatgtttttattgctgtgttcCTCCATTGCTATTCTAATTTTTCAAGGTGAAGTTATTTTCCTGCCCGTTCTTTGGCAGGCAGGGTGCCTGTCACCTCACACGTGCGTGAATGAcatccttttcccttccttttcaccATGAGTTGGAAAGGTGCGTGGAAGAGTTTGGGATACCATGGCAGAAAGTAGAGAGCGTTCATGCTTGTGACAACTGTTCCCGTGTCCTTTTTAAGATGAACGTTACAAGATGAGCTTTAATGGACTCTCCAGTTGTAAGTTTTCCCTTGGACAGGTTGCTTTGGCATTTCCATGTAGTTCCATAGGGTGGACCGTTGCTCACCAAAAGCTGTCCTGTAGAGCTGTGGTGGGAAGAGCCATGCAGCGCGATCAAAGCATATCTTCTGTTCGTAGTCCTAGAAATGCCTGTGTAAGAGACGCCACCGAAGGGACTTGTCTGAAGAGAGACATGTGAGATTGGAGTTCTGGGGTGTTTAATGTTCCTGTCTTGGTGGTCGTTCTTTGCAGTTGGGTTCTGTTGCTTTTGGACCCGTAGTTTCTTTCTGACTAGCAGCACGCAGTTTGTCAGTCCAAATAAGACTGGTTTTCCTGCAGCTGCCGTAAAAAATACTGAGCTTTGAGGAATATTGGAGGCTTTCGGTAGGCTTTGGGCACTGGCATCCATAAACGAGAACCTGATCCACAGGTTTTGTACGGGAatcctctttcctcctttgtgCACTTTGTTGAATTAAGCAGATAATTCTGCGCATACGCAGCTTCTCTTGGTCCTAATACAGTGATTATTCTTTAGTGCCCTGAAGAATACTGAATTTATGGAGCTTTTCCATGagtaataaaagcattttgttaatAGATCTTTAGTCCTTAAGGCCTGTGAGTAGTTTGTAAAATCTAGTTGAGCCACACTCCTGCCACTGGCCAGAGAATGTCACTGGTAGCTTTCAGTATGCCACGTCTGTTCTGTGGTGACAAGAGGACGGCTTTTGGTAGTGTCTTTCAGTATTGGGTTTTGATGAGAGCATACCTTAAAAGaccttttcaaaatttttctccaaagaaaattttaactaaattgctaaaaagttatttttttccttctcttttacagATCGGGGCTATGATCCCTACAATCCAGAGCTTCCAAGGCCCTCGTTGGAGACGGAGGATGGTGCTCTGGCTGACGTTAGCGATGTGACACCCGGTATtttggagctggagctggtcaACAAGGCTATTGAGGCAGTCAAAAACGAAGTtgagagagagcagaaaaagtATGAGGAGCTACTAGAAACGACAAAGGAGTTCAGTGCTTCAGAGGCCTCCTCACTCATTTCAAGTACACCCGTGTCACCTGCTGGGACACAAAATGATTCATTTACCTCCTTAGAATATAATCCAGGTAGCTACAACTTTAATAATAACTCGGACTACAACCCTactcctcttgctgctgctaGCCGGTCAAGTAAATACACTCTGGATGCATCGCGATCTAAAGGTAGCTCACTGGAATATGTTCCCAAGGCTGTagtacagaataaaaaatacagtagcACTGTCACTAACAATAAATATGTGATTGATGACTCTAAGCCTTCTACAGACTTGGAATATGACCCGCTTTCAAATTACTCAGCCAGGCTTTTGAGCAAAGCCGCAACAAAAGAGCCAAAGGGGTCTAAAAGGGGTAGAGTGTCTAGTTATGAGGAATCTTATTCACCATCACGAAAGAAACTCTGTGAAGTACCCGATGACTATGAGGTGTATGCCAGGTTCTCTTCCTCTGAAGATGAGGGTGATGTGGAATATAAGCCAACTTCTGTTAGTTCACAATCAAAAGCTGGTTCTGAAAGTGAATCAAATGACGGGTTATCCAAAAAAGAGCAGAGCACCAAACCAGATCACTTCGCTTCCCAGGACGACAAAGAAGTGGCAGCGCAACATGGCATGGAGGACTTTCCAAGTTCACAGAAAAATCTTGCCAAAAACTTATCAGACAAGaatgcaaaagcagcaaaattgtGTTCTGGTAAGAACGACCaggaaattgaaaataaaaacaaagactcaaaagacaaaacaaaaaggaagaaatcagaTGTTAGTAAAACACCCGGCCTCAGTGAGGTtgttaagaaggagaaaagtaaagatacagaaaaagacaaagtgCTCAAGAAAGACGAAAAGTTAAAAAccaagaatgaagaaaaaacctgtAAAGATAAAAGTGTCAAAGTAAAAACCGATGGAAATttaaagaaacctgaaaaacaaaagtcagAAAAAGTAGATGggcttaagaaagaaaaatccaagtcTGGCAGCAGTTGTTCAGGGAAAAGCAAGAGCGAGGGTGTCATCAAAGGCTCTAGTACTGAGaagctggggagcagcaagaAAGACTCCAAACTGAAAGCAGCTGACATGAAAACTGGTAAAGAAGCCTCTGGCCgtaaaaacaaagagaaagggaCCAAGACTCCAGCACTGGAacgaaagaaagaaaaggtcagTTCTACAGAAAAAGGAGATCCAAAGAAGGGTCGGAAGCAGCAGAGTTTGAGTCATGTTGACCTGTTTGGTGACGAGAGTGGGGATGATGATGACAAAGGCCGGCCTTTGCCGTCCACGATACTTGACGTGAGCTCAGACTCTGATGGTGATGACCGTGGTTCAGACTCTGAGAGTGAAAATGAAGGGACAAAGAAGGTGAAGCGCTCCAAATTGTCAAAGTCATCGTCATCTTCCTCAACATCTGATGATATTGATTATTCCATCCTTGAGAAAGACTTGGACTTTGAGTCAGATCCAATGGAAGAGTGTCTCAGGATTTTTAATGAATCCACAGATGTGAAAACTGAAGACAAGGGAAGGCTGGGGAAACAGGTAatgctggtttgggttggttggttCTCTCACGTCTAAATGTGAAAGGATTCTGGTTTAGTTTAGTGGTGTTGCTTATTTCAAGTAGCTGAAGAGGGCTACGGAGGGAGACTCTGTACGTTGGAAGAATCTCATCCTTGTCCTGACCAAGTGCTTTGAAGAGTTTGCACCTGATTTTACCTGCTGAATTGAAAGCTGCTGTGAAATGTAAGGATTCAATTACCTTTTGTGTGGAAGGCCTTTAGCTTTCAGAATTATCAGTTACTTCTGTCTCCATCTGGCCTAAGAACCATGGTGACCTGGATGGCTGGAGAAAAAGCTTCAGAGAGCATCTTGTGGGTGTTTCAGAGCTAATCCAAGTTTGCTAATCTGGGCAATGCCTTCTTCTTGCAGCATAGTTTAAGGAACGTAGCGGCGGGTAGAACCAGTACAATGTGTTGGTGCAAGTAAGTCGATGTAGTTGGCACTGGATGCTTCAGAGACTCCCCGAATTActgtttcccattt
Protein-coding sequences here:
- the REXO1 gene encoding RNA exonuclease 1 homolog isoform X4; protein product: MLRSTGYFRGIDCPFLSAGGPGPGGGPPCRRPYCHFRHPPVAAAAAAAARCGASGGPGAGVALGHGADRGYDPYNPELPRPSLETEDGALADVSDVTPGILELELVNKAIEAVKNEVEREQKKYEELLETTKEFSASEASSLISSTPVSPAGTQNDSFTSLEYNPGSYNFNNNSDYNPTPLAAASRSSKYTLDASRSKGSSLEYVPKAVVQNKKYSSTVTNNKYVIDDSKPSTDLEYDPLSNYSARLLSKAATKEPKGSKRGRVSSYEESYSPSRKKLCEVPDDYEVYARFSSSEDEGDVEYKPTSVSSQSKAGSESESNDGLSKKEQSTKPDHFASQDDKEVAAQHGMEDFPSSQKNLAKNLSDKNAKAAKLCSGKNDQEIENKNKDSKDKTKRKKSDVSKTPGLSEVVKKEKSKDTEKDKVLKKDEKLKTKNEEKTCKDKSVKVKTDGNLKKPEKQKSEKVDGLKKEKSKSGSSCSGKSKSEGVIKGSSTEKLGSSKKDSKLKAADMKTGKEASGRKNKEKGTKTPALERKKEKVSSTEKGDPKKGRKQQSLSHVDLFGDESGDDDDKGRPLPSTILDVSSDSDGDDRGSDSESENEGTKKVKRSKLSKSSSSSSTSDDIDYSILEKDLDFESDPMEECLRIFNESTDVKTEDKGRLGKQLSKEEGNEEKTEDNLTTLFPGQKRRISHLVKQGNAEVPNKPVIRPYRPPTAQEVCYQRIQLAQQQAAQLAVAVQKASLSLPGEKKRIAHVPNVALSAAAKQSLVSSKTSVAGRSVTPSNDSEAPTLSLKACTLAGMASKTTSTVVPKRIAHVPSLQSTSLQRPVIPTEFGAKVPTNIRQRYLNLFIDECLKFCSSSQEAFDKALAEEKVAYERSTSRNIYLNVAVNTLKKLRSLVPNSPSSTNKTSNKKVVSHEAVLGGKLAAKTSFTLNRSGSLRAEDLTGAALYRRLKEYLMTEEQLKENGYPMPHPEKPGRAVLFTAEEKKTTDSSCRICCRCGTEYMVSASGNCIRKEECVHHWGRLRKQRVPGGWETHYSCCSGAVGSPGCQVAKLPCRGEEHDAEPSERGSVRLTSSGRDSQSTSVTRHLLLPLFERPQAIQGQQG
- the REXO1 gene encoding RNA exonuclease 1 homolog isoform X3, translating into MLRSTGYFRGIDCPFLSAGGPGPGGGPPCRRPYCHFRHPPVAAAAAAAARCGASGGPGAGVALGHGADRGYDPYNPELPRPSLETEDGALADVSDVTPGILELELVNKAIEAVKNEVEREQKKYEELLETTKEFSASEASSLISSTPVSPAGTQNDSFTSLEYNPGSYNFNNNSDYNPTPLAAASRSSKYTLDASRSKGSSLEYVPKAVVQNKKYSSTVTNNKYVIDDSKPSTDLEYDPLSNYSARLLSKAATKEPKGSKRGRVSSYEESYSPSRKKLCEVPDDYEVYARFSSSEDEGDVEYKPTSVSSQSKAGSESESNDGLSKKEQSTKPDHFASQDDKEVAAQHGMEDFPSSQKNLAKNLSDKNAKAAKLCSGKNDQEIENKNKDSKDKTKRKKSDVSKTPGLSEVVKKEKSKDTEKDKVLKKDEKLKTKNEEKTCKDKSVKVKTDGNLKKPEKQKSEKVDGLKKEKSKSGSSCSGKSKSEGVIKGSSTEKLGSSKKDSKLKAADMKTGKEASGRKNKEKGTKTPALERKKEKVSSTEKGDPKKGRKQQSLSHVDLFGDESGDDDDKGRPLPSTILDVSSDSDGDDRGSDSESENEGTKKVKRSKLSKSSSSSSTSDDIDYSILEKDLDFESDPMEECLRIFNESTDVKTEDKGRLGKQLSKEEGNEEKTEDNLTTLFPGQKRRISHLVKQGNAEVPNKPVIRPYRPPTAQEVCYQRIQLAQQQAAQLAVAVQKASLSLPGEKKRIAHVPNVALSAAAKQSLVSSKTSVAGRSVTPSNDSEAPTLSLKACTLAGMASKTTSTVVPKRIAHVPSLQSTSLQRPVIPTEFGAKVPTNIRQRYLNLFIDECLKFCSSSQEAFDKALAEEKVAYERSTSRNIYLNVAVNTLKKLRSLVPNSPSSTNKTSNKKVVSHEAVLGGKLAAKTSFTLNRSGSLRAEDLTGAALYRRLKEYLMTEEQLKENGYPMPHPEKPGRAVLFTAEEKKTTDSSCRICCRCGTEYMVSASGNCIRKEECVHHWGRLRKQRVPGGWETHYSCCSGAVGSPGCQVAKQHVHDGRKESLDGFVKTFEKLPTTDGYPGIYALDCEMCYTKQGLELTRVTVINSDLKVVYDTFVKPDTKVVDYNTRFSGVTEEDLENTSITLRDVQAVLLNMFSADTILIGHSLESDLFALKWKDTTPARMPELAWS